The following are encoded together in the Pygocentrus nattereri isolate fPygNat1 chromosome 3, fPygNat1.pri, whole genome shotgun sequence genome:
- the gnl2 gene encoding nucleolar GTP-binding protein 2, giving the protein MTKPKFKGRSSINPSNSSSNPDRVKGTGGNNMRDRATIKRLNMYRQKQRCNNRGKVIKPLQYQSTVAPGTVARVEPNIKWFANTRVIKQSSLQKFQEEMGAVKRDPYRVVMRQSKLPMSLLHDGIKAHNSKVHILDTETFETTFGPKAQRKRPNLSVGELKELAEKAEASAQGYSAEKDRDLVTEDSGVREEAREEIFKKGQSKRIWGELYKVIDSSDVIIQVLDARDPMGTRSQNIETYLKKEKPWKHLIFVLNKCDLIPTWVTKRWVVVLSQEYPTLAFHASLTNSFGKGSLIQLLRQFGKLHTDKKQISVGFIGYPNVGKSSIINTLRSKKVCNVAPLAGETKVWQYITLMRRIFLIDCPGVVYPSEDSETDIVLKGVVQVEKIRNPEDHIGAVLERAKAEYIQKTYRVPSWSSAEDFLEKLAFRTGKLLKGGEPDLSTVSKMVLNDWQRGRIPFFVKPPGFEMDEGGKALLPMEASGVEAEQDGCEDRPEQQSTETTEDTEQDVSLQQKQKHEQVQRILASVRQNFGKINVAPEFSEEDLVPVDMPDFLDSSESEEDEKDGSEEEEEDENVEETGKQEEESGEEEYGKKLFADGPSAKAEGKSAREVNKELDEKIAKLKHFLDRAKSKRFSAIRIPKGLSEKVLVSSETKTAQKGIKKPQPKAVTHVGRKRKAQEDEESAQPTKLTSKEKRRMERTQKVKKVGVRYYETHNVKNKNKNRKMPKEGSTGRRVKR; this is encoded by the exons ATGACGAAACCGAAATTCAAGGGCAGGAGTTCCATAAATCCGTCCAACTCCAGCAGTAATCCCG ATCGGGTAAAAGGAACTGGAGGGAACAACATGAGGGACCGTGCCACTATCAAGCGTCTGAATATGTACCGGCAAAAACAGAGATG taatAACCGGGGGAAAGTCATCAAGCCTTTACAGTATCAGTCTACTGTGGCCCCTGGGACTGTAGCTAGAGTTGAACCCAACATCAAATGGTTTG CTAATACTCGGGTCATCAAGCAGTCATCCCTCCAGAAGTTTCAGGAAGAGATGGGTGCGGTGAAGAGGGATCCATACAGAGTGGTGATGCGCCAGAGCAAGCTCCCCATGTCCCTCCTGCATGACGGAATAAAAGCACAT AACTCCAAGGTGCACATTCTGGATACAGAGACATTTGAGACCACATTTGGGCCTAAGGCTCAGAGAAAAAGGCCTAACCTGAGTGTGGGGGAACTGAAAGAGCTAGCTGAGAAGGCTGAGGCTTCAGCTCAGGGTTACAGTGCAGAGAAAGACCGTGACTTGGTGACTGAAGATAGTGGAGTCAG GGAAGAGGCTCGTGAGGAGATCTTCAAGAAAGGACAGTCGAAGAGGATCTGGGGCGAGCTTTATAAG GTAATCGATTCTTCAGATGTTATCATCCAGGTGCTAGACGCTCGAGACCCCATGGGCACCCGGTCACAGAACATTGAGACCTACCTGAAGAAAGAAAAGCCCTGGAAGCACCTAATCTTTGTGCTCAACAAGTGTGACCTTATTCCTACTTGGGTGACG AAACGCTGGGTTGTAGTGCTGTCTCAGGAGTACCCTACACTTGCCTTTCATGCCAGCCTCACCAACTCCTTTGGCAAGGGCTCTCTTATTCAGCTCCTCCGGCAGTTTGGAAAG CTACACACAGACAAGAAGCAGATCAGTGTGGGTTTCATTGGTTACCCCAATGTAGGAAAGAGCTCCATCATCAACACCCTGCGCTCCAAAAAGGTCTGCAATGTGGCGCCCCTCGCTGGTGAGAccaag GTTTGGCAGTACATCACGCTGATGAGGCGAATTTTCCTTATCGACTGCCCTGGCGTTGTCTACCCCTCTGAGGACAGTGAGACTGACATTGTGTTAAAGGGAGTG GTCCAGGTTGAGAAGATCCGCAACCCAGAAGATCACATTGGAGCTGTTTTGGAGAGAGCGAAGGCTGAGTACATCCAGAAAACATATCGCGTCCCATCCTGGAGCTCTGCCGAGGACTTTCTGGAAAAGCTGGCCTTCCGGACGGGGAAACTACTCAAG GGAGGAGAACCTGACTTGTCCactgtctccaaaatggtgctAAATGACTGGCAGAGGGGACGCATCCCCTTTTTCGTCAAGCCGCCTGGATTTGAGATGGATGAAGGG GGTAAGGCACTGCTGCCAATGGAGGCATCTGGAGTGGAAGCAGAGCAGGACGGTTGTGAAGACAGGCCAGAGCAGCAGAGCACAGAGACAACAGAGGACACTGAACAGGATGTCTCACTgcagcagaaacagaaacatgaaCAGGTGCAAAGGATCCTGGCCAGCGTCAGACAGAACTTCGGCAAAATTAATGTAGCCCCGGAGTTCAGTGAGGAGGACCTTGTGCCAGTGGACATGCCTGACTTCCTTGACTCTTCAGAATCGGAGGAGGATGAAAAAGATGggagtgaggaggaggaggaggacgagaaTGTGGAGGAGACTGGAAAGCAAGAAGAGGAGAGTGGAGAAGAAGAATATGGAAAGAAATTGTTTGCAGATGGCCCTTCTGCCAAAGCAGAGGGCAAGAGTGCACGGGAGGTGAACAAAGAGTTGGATGAGAAGATAGCCAAATTGAAGCATTTCCTGGACCGTGCCAAGTCCAAACGCTTTTCTGCCATCCG AATTCCCAAGGGACTTTCTGAGAAGGTGCTTGTTTCAAGTGAAACGAAAACGGCACAGAAGGGCATAAAGAAACCACAACCAAAAG CTGTGACGCATGTtggcagaaagagaaaagctcAGGAAGATGAGGAGTCAGCGCAGCCAACCAAACTCACGTCTAAAGAG AAAAGGAGAATGGAGCGCACGCAGAAGGTGAAGAAGGTCGGAGTCCGTTATTATGAGACGCACAATGTGAAGAACAAAAATAAGAACCGGAAAATGCCCAAGGAGGGCAGTACAGGCAGAAGAGTCAAGAGATAA
- the dnali1 gene encoding axonemal dynein light intermediate polypeptide 1, giving the protein MILPADSLLKYDNPVLVSKNTDKKSPKARPLKVSPQPPAVSGPVPPPPKPKSPSAEALKQQTEEILNAILPPREWMENNQRWVQQVSSTPCTRMDVVHLQEQLDLKLQQRQARETSICPIRRELYSQCFDELIRQVTINCAERGLLLLRVRDEIRMTIAAYQTLYQSSVAFGIRKALQAEQGKSDMEQRISDLENEKRDLERQVNEQKAKCEAIERRETERRQVEEKKHTEEIQFLKRTNQQLKAQLEGIIAPKK; this is encoded by the exons ATGATTCTTCCTGCCGACTCTCTGCTGAAGTATGATAACCCGGTGTTGGTTAGCAAGAATACAGACAAAAAATCACCAAAG GCTCGGCCTCTGAAAGTGAGTCCGCAGCCGCCGGCCGTGTCCGGCCCAGTGCCACCTCCACCGAAACCAAAGTCACCCTCAGCTGAGGCCCTTAAACAGCAGACTGAGGAGATACTTAATGCCATTCTCCCACCGAG GGAATGGATGGAGAACAACCAGCGCTGGGTGCAGCAGGTGTCCAGCACCCCCTGCACACGAATGGACGTTGTTCACCTGCAGGAGCAACTGGACCTAAAACTGCAGCAGAGACAGGCCAGAGAAACGAGCATCTGCCCTATCCGCAGAGAGCTTTACTCTCAATGCTTTG ATGAGTTAATTAGGCAGGTCACAATCAACTGTGCTGAAAGGGGGCTGCTGCTTTTACGAGTGCGAGATGAGATTCGTATGACTATCGCTGCCTATCAGACCCTGTATCAGAGCAGTGTGGCCTTTGGAATaaggaaagctctgcaggcTGAACAAGGGAAGTCAGACATGGAGCAGAGG ATTTCAGACTTGGAGAACGAGAAGAGGGATCTAGAACGGCAGGTAAATGAACAGAAGGCTAAATGTGAGGCAATTGAGAGACGAGAAACTGAACGACGACAGGTTGAGGAGAAAAAGCACACAGAAGAGATCCAGTTCCTCAAACGCACCAACCAGCAACTGAAG gcccAGCTGGAAGGAATCATTGCCCCCAAAAAATAA